One region of Syngnathus scovelli strain Florida chromosome 15, RoL_Ssco_1.2, whole genome shotgun sequence genomic DNA includes:
- the rsf1b.1 gene encoding remodeling and spacing factor 1 isoform X2 — MAASAATASCAPALCPNYAVICSFLERYGAQLDLPELTFPQLERYLRDTSSVSKLLVDLHVKLLRKIGKSVSADRWEKYLVKICQEFNTAWAWELEEKGYKSMTMESKTAILKYLCESQFDDNLKFKNVINEDDPDKMRLQPIGRDKDGQMYWFQLDRDNNVRLYVEEQDDLDGASWKCIVRDRNDLAQVVALLKTHIDPELLKRDAKSEKGKAAEVKEDESSSDEDMKDSTTRVAFEMSPKTESVGKSHHTDELKSETSDIKSSVNGVAEALPEQSLDHSLVNKVQSIREETLDRSEAETETQAAPNNLDEIQQMQQAKIPLKKRGMKFAPLSQQKDPVKDEPACEQTRSVGDHINGESELALEARLQPCFGPNVSASTKVQKESCSPDKVTQKAAAASRPERANDKLSDHRRDGNLTKPKPADANTQFSVEDNLDPSKKKEKSNDEVAAKGHHSNYAEQNKGKADSQETRSENQADRSQAAEDQSSNDDCAAGSQDSEKLARPELQESSESTVIRAFAVDLRQEKAANRGAKANGPSGANSQRPSQSDATCRLAMDRLTSEWAEEAAIAAQPDWEEPQKERNTLAPKAPCDSVAVEPERPSSQNKDIDTEKTLPCPEDKSENATGKDSSDLSKSTKVAGNHNTEQNTAAALNKREEDQFDKESENTNRVLPDVQLECQESKKESTRSKVATTSENDTSDALLKTGLQSGTRKGHMEPLPTSGDPPLSREPTQSKSKSESENCEPKSLKASARAQLAEKLDEKWHHAEIDRQKDSKSQELSKRKQEFKTLNSIDTTEENDAGAREDTSKVSQSNNEKESNKEAQAEQLPRTTEKSAHVGSKTTKVGDGKASHKHTMKSQPEISDATKSHKEVSAPESNTLQHQSESQMGKLCRSEQNKAKADHHTEETQESHGKSPARTPQDQNHHHDSRKQSGHPALPDTECRESKKAQPVPQHNKIIHPKLALEGCDGEVLAQSWPAGDKSKVASQQSQAQKEVEPTKSQTLPKCQSEKLSAAAQAQSGAAHSRSEGEESDKEAAIGARTRVSTAVAAAAHRRWFKLQQEEQRGDSESDSNAGGVSLRRSPRIARPAQKALRDKKVEKPREEQEEVEEVARKPRDNKVDQDGHPKPKGRKRRKARWSNMHGHHKRKGSNDDDESAEDSEEEEDDSDEDYKVERGGKRRRGASDSSSDDDLPPNDDPCKHCGLPNHPELILLCDWCDSGYHTACLRPPLMLIPDGEWFCPPCQHKKLCDNLEEQLLKLDAALKRKQRAERRKERLIYVGISVENIIAPSTELEEEKQEVMVKEKEAKRRRSWGRRSTRAKKNISYRFDEFDEAIEGAIEEDVKEAEGGGAGRGKDMANITGGKDMGAIIQSEESKENGRAPRPEATRRKKKRRHRRLNDLDSESTMDDDESEDEFCLSESSEEDFAVSDNETAAESDSDGSGKQRSAESRAKDLPARRRGSRRRRRPKGYSDDEEVETDEDDEEEEEMASQGSSDYSDSDLDVSRRRSRRSHKAHVNYHETSESDGSRAGSHREKNKPGRQPDSSESEGTDNGKSQD; from the exons ATGGCTGCTTCGGCGGCAACGGCGAGTTGCGCCCCTGCCCTGTGTCCCAATTACGCCGTCATTTGCTCCTTTCTGGAGCGTTACGGGGCGCAGCTGGACCTGCCGGAGCTCACCTTCCCGCAGCTGGAGCGATACCTGCGGGACACATCCTCAG TTTCTAAGTTGCTAGTTGATCTCCACGTCAAGTTGCTGAGAAAGATTGGGAAGTCTGTGTCGGCGGACAGATGGGAAAAATATCTGGTCAag ATATGCCAAGAGTTCAACACAGCGTGGGCGTGGGAGCTAGAAGAAAAAGGCTACAAGAGCATGACAATGGAGAGCAAGACAGCCATCCTCAAA TATCTGTGTGAGAGTCAGTTCGATGACAACCTGAAGTTCAAGAACGTCATCAATGAGGACGACCCGGACAAGATGCGTCTGCAGCCCATCGGCCGCGATAAAGATGGCCAGATGTACTGGTTCCAGCTGGACCGGGACAACAACGTCCGCCTCTATGTGGAGGAGCAGGACGACCTGGACGGCGCCTCATGGAAGTGCATTGTCAG AGATCGCAACGACTTGGCGCAAGTGGTGGCTCTGCTAAAGACGCACATTGATCCCGAACTCCTGAAGAGAGACGCCAAAAGTGAAAAGGGGAAAGCAG CTGAAGTAAAGGAAGATGAAAGCTCATCAGATGAGGACATGAAAGATTCCACCACCAGAGTGGCCTTTGAGATGTCCCCAAAGACAGAGAGCGTCGGAAAATCGCATCACACCGATGAGCTCAAATCAGAGACATCTGATATCAAATCGTCAGTGAACGGCGTAGCAGAAGCTCTGCCGGAGCAGTCCCTGGATCATAGTTTAGTCAACAAAGTCCAGAGCATCAGAGAAGAGACGCTAGACAGGTCCGAAGCCGAGACGGAGACACAGGCCGCCCCCAACAACTTAGACGAGATCCAACAGATGCAGCAAGCCAAGATCCCGCTGAAGAAAAGAGGCATGAAGTTCGCGCCACTTTCTCAGCAGAAGGACCCCGTAAAAGACGAGCCCGCGTGCGAACAGACGCGTAGTGTCGGTGACCACATCAACGGTGAATCAGAGCTCGCGTTGGAGGCCCGCCTCCAGCCCTGCTTCGGTCCAAATGTATCGGCATCCACAAAGGTACAGAAGGAATCCTGCTCTCCGGACAAGGTCACACAGAAAGCAGCAGCCGCATCTCGCCCCGAGAGAGCTAATGACAAATTGTCTGACCACCGACGAGACGGCAATTTAACAAAGCCCAAACCAGCAGATGCCAACACGCAATTTTCTGTGGAGGACAACTTGGACCCATCCAAAAAGAAGGAGAAATCAAATGATGAGGTCGCAGCCAAAGGTCATCATTCAAATTACGCAGAACAAAACAAAGGAAAAGCGGACAGCCAAGAAACAAGGAGCGAGAATCAAGCGGATAGATCGCAGGCTGCTGAGGACCAATCGTCCAACGACGACTGCGCTGCGGGGAGCCAAGACTCAGAGAAGCTCGCGAGGCCCGAATTGCAAGAATCCTCTGAGTCGACGGTCATAAGGGCCTTCGCTGTAGACTTGCGCCAGGAGAAGGCCGCTAACAGGGGTGCAAAAGCCAATGGACCTTCGGGGGCTAATTCCCAAAGGCCAAGCCAGTCGGACGCCACCTGCCGGCTTGCAATGGACCGCTTGACATCTGAATGGGCAGAAGAAGCAGCCATCGCTGCCCAACCTGACTGGGAAGAGCCACAAAAGGAACGCAATACACTTGCGCCTAAAGCCCCCTGCGACTCAGTCGCCGTAGAACCTGAGCGGCCATCATCACAAAACAAAGACATAGACACAGAGAAAACACTCCCATGTCCAGAGGACAAAAGTGAAAATGCGACAGGAAAAGACTCCTCTGATCTATCCAAATCGACAAAAGTGGCTGGCAATCACAATACGGAACAGAACACTGCAGCCGCTCTGAACAAACGCGAGGAAGACCAGTTTGATAAAGAATCGGAAAATACCAACCGAGTTCTGCCAGACGTCCAACTTGAATGTCAAGAAAGCAAAAAGGAATCGACCCGTTCCAAAGTCGCCACCACGTCGGAGAACGACACTTCTGATGCATTGTTGAAAACGGGGCTTCAAAGCGGGACCCGAAAAGGCCACATGGAGCCTCTGCCCACGAGCGGTGATCCGCCGCTGAGTCGGGAGCCGACCCAAAGCAAATCCAAGAGTGAGTCTGAAAACTGTGAGCCTAAAAGTCTCAAGGCTTCCGCAAGAGCTCAACTTGCAGAGAAACTGGATGAAAAATGGCACCACGCAGAGATTGACCGTCAAAAGGATTCTAAAAGCCAGGAACTCTCCAAAAGGAAACAAGAGTTCAAAACACTCAACTCCATTGACACAACTGAAGAAAATGACGCCGGGGCAAGAGAAGACACCAGCAAGGTGTCTCAAAGCAACAATGAGAAAGAATCCAATAAGGAGGCCCAAGCAGAACAGCTCCCCAGAACAACAGAGAAAAGCGCACACGTTGGATCTAAAACAACCAAAGTCGGTGACGGAAAAGCCAGCCACAAACACACAATGAAAAGCCAGCCAGAGATCAGCGATGCCACCAAAAGCCACAAAGAGGTGAGCGCACCAGAGAGCAACACACTTCAACACCAAAGCGAGTCCCAAATGGGAAAACTTTGCAGAAGCGAACAGAACAAAGCCAAAGCCGACCACCATACTGAGGAGACACAAGAGAGCCACGGCAAAAGTCCAGCAAGAACACCGCAAGACCAAAACCATCATCATGACTCCAGGAAACAGAGTGGCCACCCAGCTTTGCCGGACACAGAGTGCCGAGAAAGCAAAAAGGCTCAACCTGTTCCCCAACACAACAAAATCATTCATCCCAAGTTGGCGCTGGAAGGATGTGACGGCGAGGTTCTCGCACAAAGTTGGCCAGCGGGGGACAAAAGCAAGGTGGCGAGCCAGCAAAGCCAGGCCCAGAAAGAGGTGGAGCCAACCAAGTCCCAGACTTTGCCAAAGTGTCAAAGTGAAAAGCTTTCTGCGGCGGCACAGGCGCAATCCGGGGCAGCTCACAGCAGAAGTGAGGGAGAAGAGTCCGACAAAGAGGCGGCCATTGGTGCCCGGACAAGAGTCTcaacggcggtggcggcggcggcccacCGACGCTGGTTCAAACTCCAACAGGAGGAGCAGCGAGGTGACTCAGAGTCCGACTCCAACGCGGGTGGCGTGTCTTTGAGACGCTCGCCCCGGATAGCCAGACCCGCGCAAAAGGCGCTCCGAGACAAGAAGGTCGAGAAGCCTCGTGAGGAACAAGAAGAAGTGGAGGAGGTTGCGAGGAAGCCCAGAGACAACAAGGTGGACCAGGATGGTCATCCCAAGCCAAAG GGACGAAAACGGCGAAAGGCCCGCTGGTCCAACATGCACGGCCACCACAAAAGGAAAGGCTCCAACGATGATGACGAGTCGGCCGAGGACAGcgaggaagaagaggacgaCAGTGACGAGGACTACAAGGTGGAGCGAGGAGGCAAGAGGCGCCGAGGTGCTTCCGACTCGTCCTCGGACGACGACCTGCCGCCCAACGACGACCCCTGCAAACATTGTGGGCTCCCCAACCACCCGGAGCTG ATCTTACTGTGCGATTGGTGCGACAGTGGCTACCACACGGCCTGCCTGAGGCCACCCCTCATGCTCATCCCTGACGGAGAGTGGTTTTGCCCACCCTGCCAGCAC AAAAAGTTGTGTGACAACCTGGAGGAACAGCTGCTGAAACTCGACGCCGCCTTGAAGAGGAAACAGCGGGCCGAGAGAAG GAAGGAGCGTCTCATTTATGTCGGAATCAGCGTGGAAAACATCATTGCGCCCTCA ACCGAGTTGGAAGAGGAGAAGCAAGAGGTGATGGTGAAGGAGAAGGAGGCCAAGCGGAGGAGGAGCTGGGGGCGTCGCTCCACCAGGGCTAAGAAGAACATTAGCTACAGATTTGACGAGTTTGACGAGGCCATCGAAGGGGCCATCGAAGAGGACGTCAAGGAAGCCGAGGGAGGAG GCGCTGGTCGCGGAAAAGACATGGCCAACATCACGGGGGGCAAGGACATGGGCGCCATCATACAGTCGGAGGAGAGCAAGGAGAACGGTCGGGCCCCTCGGCCCGAAGCCACCCGGCGCAAGAAGAAGCGGCGGCACCGCCGCCTCAACGACCTGGACAGCGAAAGCACCATGGACGACGACGAGAGCGAGGACGAGTTCTGCCTCAGTGAAAG CTCAGAGGAAGACTTTGCCGTGTCCGACAATGAGACGGCCGCCGAGAGCGACTCTGACGGCAGCGGCAAACAGCGCTCAGCCGAGTCCCGTGCCAAGGACTTGCCAGCGCGCCGACGTGGCTCCCGAAGGCGCCGCAGACCCAAAGGCTACTCGGATGACGAGGAAGTGGAGACGGACGAGgacgacgaagaggaggaggaaatgg CGAGCCAAGGCTCCAGCGACTACAGCGACAGCGACCTGGACGTGAGCCGGCGACGCTCCAGGCGGAGTCACAAGGCGCACGTAAACTACCACGAGACGTCTGAGTCGGACGGCTCCCGGGCTGGAAGCCACCGGGAGAAAAACAAACCTGGACGACAGCCGGACAGCTCGGAAAGTGAAGGTACAGATAATGGCAAAAGTCAGGATTAA
- the rsf1b.1 gene encoding remodeling and spacing factor 1 isoform X1: MAASAATASCAPALCPNYAVICSFLERYGAQLDLPELTFPQLERYLRDTSSVSKLLVDLHVKLLRKIGKSVSADRWEKYLVKICQEFNTAWAWELEEKGYKSMTMESKTAILKYLCESQFDDNLKFKNVINEDDPDKMRLQPIGRDKDGQMYWFQLDRDNNVRLYVEEQDDLDGASWKCIVRDRNDLAQVVALLKTHIDPELLKRDAKSEKGKAAEVKEDESSSDEDMKDSTTRVAFEMSPKTESVGKSHHTDELKSETSDIKSSVNGVAEALPEQSLDHSLVNKVQSIREETLDRSEAETETQAAPNNLDEIQQMQQAKIPLKKRGMKFAPLSQQKDPVKDEPACEQTRSVGDHINGESELALEARLQPCFGPNVSASTKVQKESCSPDKVTQKAAAASRPERANDKLSDHRRDGNLTKPKPADANTQFSVEDNLDPSKKKEKSNDEVAAKGHHSNYAEQNKGKADSQETRSENQADRSQAAEDQSSNDDCAAGSQDSEKLARPELQESSESTVIRAFAVDLRQEKAANRGAKANGPSGANSQRPSQSDATCRLAMDRLTSEWAEEAAIAAQPDWEEPQKERNTLAPKAPCDSVAVEPERPSSQNKDIDTEKTLPCPEDKSENATGKDSSDLSKSTKVAGNHNTEQNTAAALNKREEDQFDKESENTNRVLPDVQLECQESKKESTRSKVATTSENDTSDALLKTGLQSGTRKGHMEPLPTSGDPPLSREPTQSKSKSESENCEPKSLKASARAQLAEKLDEKWHHAEIDRQKDSKSQELSKRKQEFKTLNSIDTTEENDAGAREDTSKVSQSNNEKESNKEAQAEQLPRTTEKSAHVGSKTTKVGDGKASHKHTMKSQPEISDATKSHKEVSAPESNTLQHQSESQMGKLCRSEQNKAKADHHTEETQESHGKSPARTPQDQNHHHDSRKQSGHPALPDTECRESKKAQPVPQHNKIIHPKLALEGCDGEVLAQSWPAGDKSKVASQQSQAQKEVEPTKSQTLPKCQSEKLSAAAQAQSGAAHSRSEGEESDKEAAIGARTRVSTAVAAAAHRRWFKLQQEEQRGDSESDSNAGGVSLRRSPRIARPAQKALRDKKVEKPREEQEEVEEVARKPRDNKVDQDGHPKPKGRKRRKARWSNMHGHHKRKGSNDDDESAEDSEEEEDDSDEDYKVERGGKRRRGASDSSSDDDLPPNDDPCKHCGLPNHPELILLCDWCDSGYHTACLRPPLMLIPDGEWFCPPCQHKKLCDNLEEQLLKLDAALKRKQRAERRKERLIYVGISVENIIAPSTELEEEKQEVMVKEKEAKRRRSWGRRSTRAKKNISYRFDEFDEAIEGAIEEDVKEAEGGGAGRGKDMANITGGKDMGAIIQSEESKENGRAPRPEATRRKKKRRHRRLNDLDSESTMDDDESEDEFCLSESSEEDFAVSDNETAAESDSDGSGKQRSAESRAKDLPARRRGSRRRRRPKGYSDDEEVETDEDDEEEEEMASQGSSDYSDSDLDVSRRRSRRSHKAHVNYHETSESDGSRAGSHREKNKPGRQPDSSESEASFSGDSEDVSNERPTRRWLDSSEDELRESEKQRPRCLALKRRRGSEEEDSEHGSDDSTEEDRPVRKRVNRIDSDDDEEAEDKAEDKAVDKAEDKAEDKAEDKAEGKAEGKAEDKGEALEDKIREEKKVSEKATELSERNNGQAAKEDEDEDDLLGVTDLVDYVCNNEQL; encoded by the exons ATGGCTGCTTCGGCGGCAACGGCGAGTTGCGCCCCTGCCCTGTGTCCCAATTACGCCGTCATTTGCTCCTTTCTGGAGCGTTACGGGGCGCAGCTGGACCTGCCGGAGCTCACCTTCCCGCAGCTGGAGCGATACCTGCGGGACACATCCTCAG TTTCTAAGTTGCTAGTTGATCTCCACGTCAAGTTGCTGAGAAAGATTGGGAAGTCTGTGTCGGCGGACAGATGGGAAAAATATCTGGTCAag ATATGCCAAGAGTTCAACACAGCGTGGGCGTGGGAGCTAGAAGAAAAAGGCTACAAGAGCATGACAATGGAGAGCAAGACAGCCATCCTCAAA TATCTGTGTGAGAGTCAGTTCGATGACAACCTGAAGTTCAAGAACGTCATCAATGAGGACGACCCGGACAAGATGCGTCTGCAGCCCATCGGCCGCGATAAAGATGGCCAGATGTACTGGTTCCAGCTGGACCGGGACAACAACGTCCGCCTCTATGTGGAGGAGCAGGACGACCTGGACGGCGCCTCATGGAAGTGCATTGTCAG AGATCGCAACGACTTGGCGCAAGTGGTGGCTCTGCTAAAGACGCACATTGATCCCGAACTCCTGAAGAGAGACGCCAAAAGTGAAAAGGGGAAAGCAG CTGAAGTAAAGGAAGATGAAAGCTCATCAGATGAGGACATGAAAGATTCCACCACCAGAGTGGCCTTTGAGATGTCCCCAAAGACAGAGAGCGTCGGAAAATCGCATCACACCGATGAGCTCAAATCAGAGACATCTGATATCAAATCGTCAGTGAACGGCGTAGCAGAAGCTCTGCCGGAGCAGTCCCTGGATCATAGTTTAGTCAACAAAGTCCAGAGCATCAGAGAAGAGACGCTAGACAGGTCCGAAGCCGAGACGGAGACACAGGCCGCCCCCAACAACTTAGACGAGATCCAACAGATGCAGCAAGCCAAGATCCCGCTGAAGAAAAGAGGCATGAAGTTCGCGCCACTTTCTCAGCAGAAGGACCCCGTAAAAGACGAGCCCGCGTGCGAACAGACGCGTAGTGTCGGTGACCACATCAACGGTGAATCAGAGCTCGCGTTGGAGGCCCGCCTCCAGCCCTGCTTCGGTCCAAATGTATCGGCATCCACAAAGGTACAGAAGGAATCCTGCTCTCCGGACAAGGTCACACAGAAAGCAGCAGCCGCATCTCGCCCCGAGAGAGCTAATGACAAATTGTCTGACCACCGACGAGACGGCAATTTAACAAAGCCCAAACCAGCAGATGCCAACACGCAATTTTCTGTGGAGGACAACTTGGACCCATCCAAAAAGAAGGAGAAATCAAATGATGAGGTCGCAGCCAAAGGTCATCATTCAAATTACGCAGAACAAAACAAAGGAAAAGCGGACAGCCAAGAAACAAGGAGCGAGAATCAAGCGGATAGATCGCAGGCTGCTGAGGACCAATCGTCCAACGACGACTGCGCTGCGGGGAGCCAAGACTCAGAGAAGCTCGCGAGGCCCGAATTGCAAGAATCCTCTGAGTCGACGGTCATAAGGGCCTTCGCTGTAGACTTGCGCCAGGAGAAGGCCGCTAACAGGGGTGCAAAAGCCAATGGACCTTCGGGGGCTAATTCCCAAAGGCCAAGCCAGTCGGACGCCACCTGCCGGCTTGCAATGGACCGCTTGACATCTGAATGGGCAGAAGAAGCAGCCATCGCTGCCCAACCTGACTGGGAAGAGCCACAAAAGGAACGCAATACACTTGCGCCTAAAGCCCCCTGCGACTCAGTCGCCGTAGAACCTGAGCGGCCATCATCACAAAACAAAGACATAGACACAGAGAAAACACTCCCATGTCCAGAGGACAAAAGTGAAAATGCGACAGGAAAAGACTCCTCTGATCTATCCAAATCGACAAAAGTGGCTGGCAATCACAATACGGAACAGAACACTGCAGCCGCTCTGAACAAACGCGAGGAAGACCAGTTTGATAAAGAATCGGAAAATACCAACCGAGTTCTGCCAGACGTCCAACTTGAATGTCAAGAAAGCAAAAAGGAATCGACCCGTTCCAAAGTCGCCACCACGTCGGAGAACGACACTTCTGATGCATTGTTGAAAACGGGGCTTCAAAGCGGGACCCGAAAAGGCCACATGGAGCCTCTGCCCACGAGCGGTGATCCGCCGCTGAGTCGGGAGCCGACCCAAAGCAAATCCAAGAGTGAGTCTGAAAACTGTGAGCCTAAAAGTCTCAAGGCTTCCGCAAGAGCTCAACTTGCAGAGAAACTGGATGAAAAATGGCACCACGCAGAGATTGACCGTCAAAAGGATTCTAAAAGCCAGGAACTCTCCAAAAGGAAACAAGAGTTCAAAACACTCAACTCCATTGACACAACTGAAGAAAATGACGCCGGGGCAAGAGAAGACACCAGCAAGGTGTCTCAAAGCAACAATGAGAAAGAATCCAATAAGGAGGCCCAAGCAGAACAGCTCCCCAGAACAACAGAGAAAAGCGCACACGTTGGATCTAAAACAACCAAAGTCGGTGACGGAAAAGCCAGCCACAAACACACAATGAAAAGCCAGCCAGAGATCAGCGATGCCACCAAAAGCCACAAAGAGGTGAGCGCACCAGAGAGCAACACACTTCAACACCAAAGCGAGTCCCAAATGGGAAAACTTTGCAGAAGCGAACAGAACAAAGCCAAAGCCGACCACCATACTGAGGAGACACAAGAGAGCCACGGCAAAAGTCCAGCAAGAACACCGCAAGACCAAAACCATCATCATGACTCCAGGAAACAGAGTGGCCACCCAGCTTTGCCGGACACAGAGTGCCGAGAAAGCAAAAAGGCTCAACCTGTTCCCCAACACAACAAAATCATTCATCCCAAGTTGGCGCTGGAAGGATGTGACGGCGAGGTTCTCGCACAAAGTTGGCCAGCGGGGGACAAAAGCAAGGTGGCGAGCCAGCAAAGCCAGGCCCAGAAAGAGGTGGAGCCAACCAAGTCCCAGACTTTGCCAAAGTGTCAAAGTGAAAAGCTTTCTGCGGCGGCACAGGCGCAATCCGGGGCAGCTCACAGCAGAAGTGAGGGAGAAGAGTCCGACAAAGAGGCGGCCATTGGTGCCCGGACAAGAGTCTcaacggcggtggcggcggcggcccacCGACGCTGGTTCAAACTCCAACAGGAGGAGCAGCGAGGTGACTCAGAGTCCGACTCCAACGCGGGTGGCGTGTCTTTGAGACGCTCGCCCCGGATAGCCAGACCCGCGCAAAAGGCGCTCCGAGACAAGAAGGTCGAGAAGCCTCGTGAGGAACAAGAAGAAGTGGAGGAGGTTGCGAGGAAGCCCAGAGACAACAAGGTGGACCAGGATGGTCATCCCAAGCCAAAG GGACGAAAACGGCGAAAGGCCCGCTGGTCCAACATGCACGGCCACCACAAAAGGAAAGGCTCCAACGATGATGACGAGTCGGCCGAGGACAGcgaggaagaagaggacgaCAGTGACGAGGACTACAAGGTGGAGCGAGGAGGCAAGAGGCGCCGAGGTGCTTCCGACTCGTCCTCGGACGACGACCTGCCGCCCAACGACGACCCCTGCAAACATTGTGGGCTCCCCAACCACCCGGAGCTG ATCTTACTGTGCGATTGGTGCGACAGTGGCTACCACACGGCCTGCCTGAGGCCACCCCTCATGCTCATCCCTGACGGAGAGTGGTTTTGCCCACCCTGCCAGCAC AAAAAGTTGTGTGACAACCTGGAGGAACAGCTGCTGAAACTCGACGCCGCCTTGAAGAGGAAACAGCGGGCCGAGAGAAG GAAGGAGCGTCTCATTTATGTCGGAATCAGCGTGGAAAACATCATTGCGCCCTCA ACCGAGTTGGAAGAGGAGAAGCAAGAGGTGATGGTGAAGGAGAAGGAGGCCAAGCGGAGGAGGAGCTGGGGGCGTCGCTCCACCAGGGCTAAGAAGAACATTAGCTACAGATTTGACGAGTTTGACGAGGCCATCGAAGGGGCCATCGAAGAGGACGTCAAGGAAGCCGAGGGAGGAG GCGCTGGTCGCGGAAAAGACATGGCCAACATCACGGGGGGCAAGGACATGGGCGCCATCATACAGTCGGAGGAGAGCAAGGAGAACGGTCGGGCCCCTCGGCCCGAAGCCACCCGGCGCAAGAAGAAGCGGCGGCACCGCCGCCTCAACGACCTGGACAGCGAAAGCACCATGGACGACGACGAGAGCGAGGACGAGTTCTGCCTCAGTGAAAG CTCAGAGGAAGACTTTGCCGTGTCCGACAATGAGACGGCCGCCGAGAGCGACTCTGACGGCAGCGGCAAACAGCGCTCAGCCGAGTCCCGTGCCAAGGACTTGCCAGCGCGCCGACGTGGCTCCCGAAGGCGCCGCAGACCCAAAGGCTACTCGGATGACGAGGAAGTGGAGACGGACGAGgacgacgaagaggaggaggaaatgg CGAGCCAAGGCTCCAGCGACTACAGCGACAGCGACCTGGACGTGAGCCGGCGACGCTCCAGGCGGAGTCACAAGGCGCACGTAAACTACCACGAGACGTCTGAGTCGGACGGCTCCCGGGCTGGAAGCCACCGGGAGAAAAACAAACCTGGACGACAGCCGGACAGCTCGGAAAGTGAAG CGAGCTTCTCCGGAGATTCGGAGGACGTTTCCAATGAGCGGCCGACCCGACGGTGGCTCGACTCCTCTGAAGATGAGCTAAGGGAGTCTGAGAAGCAGCGTCCACGTTGCCTGGCCCTGAAACGCCGGAGAGGGTCCGAAGAGGAAGACTCGGAGCACGGCTCGGACGACTCCACGGAGGAGGACCGGCCTGTCCGGAAACGGGTCAACCGCATCGACTCAGACGACGACGAGGAGGCCGAGGATAAGGCAGAGGATAAGGCAGTGGATAAGGCAGAGGATAAGGCAGAGGATAAGGCAGAGGACAAGGCCGAGGGCAAGGCCGAGGGCAAGGCCGAGGACAAAGGCGAGGCGCTCGAGGACAAGATTCGGGAGGAGAAGAAGGTGTCAGAGAAGGCAACTGAGCTGTCGGAGCGCAACAATGGACAGGCCGCAAAGGAGGATGAAGACGAAGATGACCTGCTGGGCGTCACTGACCTCGTGGACTATGTCTGCAATAATGAACAGTTGTAA